A genomic stretch from Chitinophaga lutea includes:
- a CDS encoding sensor histidine kinase: protein MMNRFVSIFATLLLVCLSFVPSGAQQRLGMTHMTYNDSSAICLKNNYMVNKDVNYQPYDIRLPFRDQHYVVYGRQLDILAFRMEELLSNGGWSVSGSFRDTLPEDAHIFKLETMEFCFRRNGVLEMDWSKVKAAPPYIDTYQVRVMGQPASTFHRQSLLLYRTFLQNGDSAILSFRHNGAAPFLTAHFKKEDPQETPPRLMFRRDVDNGTLTIEDFVKDMFSGGALTKRAMGDGDDFYAEWPGAAEYGRVTRLLPGTRAAFVFSGRKDIPNDSAFEYRLLAGSHREGSWRKSNNVIFVSGFEAGNEYRLEVRYADKPHLVCAQRFYVPGYWYQQWWFRIAAAVCLLLPAGLLFLFFRNRRQRALQAAHLSRVRALYTQLNPHFIFNALGSIQGLLNEGEQKKANMYLSGFGSLLRHTLHSSEKSMTDLGEELEHLQRYINLEQLRRPFTYALSVEPGLHPVNIEMLPLFFQPVVENAIKHGWRGKDNVLTLTITVGARGNDLLVHIRDDGKGFDTTQRHRGKGLQLTYERIALFNQMHHGKKIEADLQSDGTGTSFHCKFINWLDD from the coding sequence ATGATGAACCGATTCGTCAGCATTTTCGCCACTCTTCTGCTTGTCTGTCTTTCCTTCGTCCCCTCGGGCGCGCAGCAGCGCCTCGGTATGACGCACATGACCTATAACGATTCCTCTGCCATCTGCCTGAAGAATAACTACATGGTCAACAAGGATGTGAATTACCAGCCATACGATATCAGGCTGCCGTTCCGGGATCAGCACTATGTTGTATATGGGCGCCAGCTGGATATCCTGGCTTTCCGGATGGAGGAACTGCTCAGTAATGGCGGATGGTCGGTGTCGGGCTCGTTTCGGGACACGTTACCGGAAGATGCGCACATCTTCAAGCTGGAAACCATGGAATTCTGCTTCAGGAGGAATGGTGTGCTGGAAATGGACTGGTCGAAGGTGAAGGCCGCACCGCCGTATATCGATACCTACCAGGTACGCGTCATGGGCCAACCGGCTTCAACGTTCCATCGCCAAAGCCTGCTTTTATACCGCACCTTCCTGCAGAACGGCGACAGTGCGATCCTTTCGTTCCGTCATAACGGCGCCGCGCCTTTTCTGACGGCGCACTTCAAAAAAGAAGACCCCCAAGAAACGCCTCCGCGGCTGATGTTCCGTCGCGATGTGGACAATGGCACGTTGACTATTGAAGATTTTGTGAAGGATATGTTTTCGGGAGGAGCCCTCACAAAACGAGCCATGGGTGATGGTGATGATTTTTATGCCGAATGGCCCGGGGCTGCGGAGTACGGTAGGGTAACCCGGCTTTTACCGGGCACCAGGGCTGCTTTCGTTTTCAGCGGCCGGAAAGACATCCCGAACGATTCGGCCTTCGAGTACCGGTTGCTGGCAGGCAGCCACCGGGAGGGCTCCTGGCGGAAATCCAATAACGTGATCTTCGTCAGCGGATTTGAAGCAGGCAATGAGTACCGGCTGGAAGTCCGTTATGCCGACAAGCCGCACCTGGTTTGTGCGCAACGTTTTTATGTACCCGGTTACTGGTACCAGCAATGGTGGTTCAGAATTGCGGCGGCAGTGTGCCTGCTGCTGCCGGCAGGGCTGTTGTTCCTGTTTTTCAGGAACCGCCGGCAGAGGGCACTACAGGCAGCCCATCTCTCCAGGGTGAGGGCATTGTATACCCAACTGAACCCGCATTTCATTTTTAACGCGCTGGGATCCATCCAGGGCCTTCTCAACGAAGGGGAGCAGAAGAAAGCAAACATGTACCTTTCCGGTTTTGGCAGCCTCCTCCGGCATACGCTTCACAGCAGCGAAAAATCCATGACGGATCTGGGGGAAGAATTGGAGCACCTGCAGCGTTACATTAACCTCGAACAATTGAGGCGGCCTTTTACATACGCCCTGTCTGTGGAGCCGGGCCTTCACCCCGTCAACATTGAAATGCTGCCCCTCTTCTTTCAGCCCGTTGTTGAGAACGCCATCAAGCACGGCTGGCGGGGCAAAGACAATGTGCTTACGCTGACCATTACCGTCGGCGCCCGTGGAAACGATCTTCTTGTGCATATCCGCGACGACGGCAAGGGGTTTGACACCACGCAGCGGCATAGGGGCAAAGGGTTGCAGCTGACGTATGAAAGAATCGCCCTTTTTAACCAGATGCACCACGGCAAGAAAATTGAGGCGGACCTGCAAAGCGACGGCACGGGTACTTCATTCCATTGTAAATTCATAAATTGGCTCGATGATTAG
- a CDS encoding SDR family NAD(P)-dependent oxidoreductase — protein sequence MSNDQRKIALVTGGSRGLGKNMALALAEKGLDVIFTYHHNAQDAQDVAAAIANTGRKAATLQLNVGDVKSFDDFSSRLHAALRQLGADKIDYLVNNAGIGIHVPFTDTTEAQFDELMDIHLKGTFFFTQKMLPLMADGGGIINLSSGLARFSIPGYSAYGAMKGAIETLTRYMAKELGARGIRANVVAPGPIETDFGGGAVRDNKEMNGFLAGQTALGRVGQANDIGSVVAFLCSDESKWVNAQRIEASGGIFL from the coding sequence ATGAGCAACGATCAAAGAAAAATAGCGCTGGTAACCGGCGGCAGCCGCGGGCTGGGAAAAAACATGGCGCTGGCGCTGGCTGAAAAAGGCCTGGATGTGATTTTCACCTACCATCACAACGCGCAGGACGCGCAGGATGTAGCGGCGGCCATCGCCAACACGGGCCGCAAAGCGGCAACGCTGCAATTAAACGTGGGGGATGTAAAAAGCTTCGATGATTTCAGTAGCCGGCTGCATGCCGCATTGCGGCAACTGGGTGCGGATAAGATAGACTACCTCGTCAACAATGCGGGCATCGGTATCCATGTGCCGTTCACAGATACCACGGAAGCCCAGTTCGACGAGCTGATGGACATCCACCTGAAAGGCACCTTTTTCTTCACGCAAAAAATGCTGCCCCTCATGGCGGACGGCGGCGGGATCATCAATTTGTCCTCCGGCCTGGCCCGCTTCAGCATACCCGGTTACTCCGCATATGGGGCCATGAAAGGCGCGATAGAAACCCTCACCCGCTACATGGCGAAAGAGCTGGGCGCCCGAGGCATCCGTGCGAATGTGGTAGCGCCCGGGCCTATCGAAACGGACTTCGGCGGAGGAGCGGTAAGGGACAACAAGGAGATGAACGGCTTCCTGGCCGGGCAAACCGCGCTGGGCCGCGTGGGACAGGCCAACGACATCGGCAGCGTGGTGGCGTTCCTCTGCAGCGACGAATCGAAATGGGTGAATGCCCAACGCATAGAAGCATCAGGCGGGATATTTTTATAG
- a CDS encoding alpha/beta hydrolase produces MSKQIVFVTGAFVINKCWDEWEAYFRNKGYQTIAPPWPYKDASSAAELRNRQPNDTDLAHLTLEQVVNHYANVVKSFPEKPIIIGHSLGGLMTQILINRDLGAAGVAIHSVPPQGVFPYEFSFLKAGWKALGLFTSLRKTYLMSLKDWQYAFVNDMPLEEQKASWEKFTIPESKTVARGGLTSAARVDFNKPHAPLLLTAGSTDNIIPAHLNRRNFRAYHQNGSVLEYKEFEGRNHFVLGQPGWEGDADFVYDWLVKQGLQA; encoded by the coding sequence ATGAGCAAACAAATCGTTTTCGTGACGGGCGCCTTTGTGATCAACAAATGCTGGGATGAATGGGAAGCGTATTTCCGGAACAAAGGCTACCAGACCATCGCCCCGCCCTGGCCTTACAAAGATGCCTCCTCCGCGGCAGAGCTCCGCAACCGCCAACCGAACGACACAGACCTGGCGCATTTAACGCTCGAGCAAGTCGTCAATCATTACGCGAACGTCGTCAAAAGTTTCCCTGAAAAGCCCATCATCATCGGTCATTCCCTGGGCGGACTGATGACCCAAATCCTCATCAACCGCGATCTCGGGGCCGCCGGCGTGGCCATTCATTCCGTTCCCCCGCAGGGCGTATTCCCCTACGAATTTTCTTTCCTCAAGGCAGGCTGGAAGGCGCTCGGGTTATTTACTTCCCTCCGGAAAACTTACCTGATGTCGCTGAAAGACTGGCAGTATGCCTTCGTGAACGATATGCCCCTGGAAGAGCAGAAAGCTTCCTGGGAAAAATTCACCATCCCCGAATCCAAAACGGTGGCCCGCGGTGGCCTGACCAGCGCGGCCCGGGTAGACTTCAACAAACCGCATGCACCGCTTTTACTGACGGCCGGCAGTACAGACAACATCATTCCCGCTCACCTCAATCGCCGTAACTTCAGGGCGTACCATCAAAACGGCTCCGTGCTGGAGTACAAGGAGTTCGAAGGGCGCAACCACTTTGTGCTGGGGCAGCCAGGCTGGGAAGGGGACGCTGATTTTGTGTACGATTGGCTGGTGAAACAGGGGCTGCAGGCGTAG
- a CDS encoding heavy metal translocating P-type ATPase: protein MEKLKINIDLILPDIPDEKDACVQRIIAIMEGRQGIEKAHIIPGDKPQLCFHYNPDIITVDRVENMARQAGAGISQRYGHILASVEGIRHQRQTRLIEAAISGTPGILSIAVSAAGQVMIEFDTEQVSEEKVYTLLEKEGLRITDHRHAHGHNHDHGEPGHEHAHGGIFGKNTELIFSISCGALLGIGFALSRIPAMPALVPLVCYIAAYFFGGFFTAKEAVETIRKGGFEIDFLMLVAAIGAAILGSWAEGALLLFLFSLGHALEHFAMEKARKSIAALTELAPKTALRKTNGQPEEVKIEALGQGDIIIVRPNTKIAADGVVVNGSSSVNQAPITGESIPVDKVAVADAGIGIEAAAQLDAQYRVFAGTINGNGLLEIKVTKTAGDSTLSRLVKMVNEAQTQKSPTQQFTDRFEKYFVPAVLILVALLCFAFVVIDEPFKVSFYRAMAVLVAASPCALAISTPSAVLSGVARAARAGVLIKGGRPLEDLGTLTALAFDKTGTLTEGKPKLTSIVPLTGLTENELLKTVVAVEALSDHPLAKAIVRDGKTRLGNEIIPPAHGMEAVLGKGIKARLGNDDIFIGNIALFTSLGDVPLPDSLQEAVKKLEAAGNTTMVIRQNRTFTGIIAVMDTPRPEAKEALQKLQQTGIRKMVMLTGDNQQVAEAIAAQTGITEAWGNLLPEQKVAAIQKLAAQENKVAMIGDGVNDAPAMAKSTVGIAMGAAGSDVALETADIALMGDQLTLLPFAIGLSRKAKKIIRQNLVISLGVVAMLVPLTIFGVASIGPAVMAHEGSTLVVVFNALRLLAYKK from the coding sequence ATGGAAAAACTAAAAATCAACATAGACCTCATCCTCCCCGACATCCCCGACGAAAAAGACGCCTGCGTGCAACGCATCATCGCCATCATGGAAGGCAGGCAGGGCATCGAAAAAGCGCACATCATACCGGGCGACAAACCGCAGCTGTGCTTTCACTACAATCCTGACATCATTACGGTAGACCGGGTGGAAAACATGGCCCGGCAGGCAGGGGCCGGCATCTCGCAACGCTACGGCCACATCCTGGCATCCGTGGAAGGCATCCGCCATCAGCGGCAGACGCGCCTCATCGAAGCCGCCATCAGCGGCACGCCGGGCATTCTCTCCATTGCCGTATCTGCGGCGGGACAGGTAATGATCGAATTCGACACGGAACAGGTCAGCGAAGAAAAAGTATATACCCTCCTTGAAAAAGAAGGGCTCCGGATAACGGACCACCGCCATGCCCATGGCCACAATCACGATCACGGGGAACCCGGGCACGAACATGCACACGGCGGCATTTTCGGAAAGAACACGGAACTGATATTCAGTATTTCCTGCGGCGCGTTACTGGGTATCGGGTTTGCCCTTTCCCGCATCCCCGCCATGCCCGCCCTTGTTCCGCTGGTCTGTTATATCGCCGCCTATTTTTTCGGCGGCTTTTTCACAGCGAAAGAAGCGGTGGAAACTATCCGGAAGGGCGGTTTTGAGATCGACTTCCTGATGCTGGTGGCGGCTATCGGCGCGGCTATCCTCGGCAGCTGGGCGGAAGGGGCGCTCCTGCTGTTTTTGTTCAGCCTGGGGCATGCACTGGAACATTTTGCGATGGAGAAAGCGCGGAAGTCCATCGCCGCGCTCACGGAACTGGCCCCTAAAACGGCCTTGCGGAAAACGAACGGGCAACCGGAAGAAGTTAAAATAGAAGCGCTCGGGCAAGGTGATATCATCATCGTACGCCCGAACACCAAAATCGCGGCAGACGGCGTTGTGGTGAACGGCAGCAGCAGCGTGAACCAGGCGCCCATCACGGGTGAAAGCATCCCTGTCGATAAAGTGGCGGTAGCGGACGCCGGCATCGGTATCGAAGCCGCCGCGCAGCTCGACGCACAGTACAGGGTATTCGCAGGCACCATCAATGGCAACGGACTACTTGAAATAAAAGTCACCAAAACAGCCGGCGACTCCACGCTTTCCCGCCTCGTCAAAATGGTGAATGAAGCGCAGACGCAAAAATCCCCCACCCAGCAGTTCACCGACAGATTCGAAAAGTATTTTGTACCGGCCGTATTGATACTCGTGGCGTTATTGTGTTTTGCTTTTGTGGTGATCGACGAGCCTTTCAAAGTCAGCTTCTACCGGGCAATGGCGGTACTGGTAGCCGCAAGCCCGTGTGCGCTGGCCATCTCCACGCCCAGCGCGGTATTGAGCGGCGTGGCGCGGGCCGCCCGCGCGGGTGTGCTGATCAAGGGAGGCCGGCCGCTGGAAGACCTCGGCACCCTCACCGCCCTCGCATTCGATAAAACCGGCACCCTCACGGAAGGCAAACCGAAACTCACCAGCATCGTGCCGCTCACGGGCCTGACGGAAAACGAACTGCTGAAAACCGTCGTAGCCGTGGAAGCCCTCAGCGACCACCCGCTGGCCAAAGCCATCGTGCGCGACGGGAAAACCAGGCTGGGCAATGAAATCATCCCGCCCGCGCACGGCATGGAAGCCGTACTCGGCAAAGGCATCAAAGCCAGGCTGGGCAACGACGACATCTTCATCGGCAACATCGCGCTGTTCACTTCCCTCGGAGACGTGCCCCTGCCGGACAGCTTGCAGGAGGCCGTGAAGAAACTGGAAGCAGCCGGCAATACCACCATGGTGATACGGCAAAACCGGACGTTCACCGGCATCATCGCCGTCATGGACACTCCCCGCCCGGAAGCCAAAGAAGCCCTCCAAAAACTGCAGCAAACAGGCATCCGCAAAATGGTGATGCTCACGGGCGACAACCAGCAGGTGGCGGAAGCGATCGCCGCGCAAACCGGCATCACCGAAGCCTGGGGCAACCTGTTGCCGGAACAGAAGGTAGCCGCCATTCAGAAACTGGCCGCACAGGAAAACAAAGTCGCCATGATCGGCGACGGCGTGAACGATGCGCCCGCCATGGCCAAAAGCACCGTAGGCATTGCCATGGGCGCGGCCGGCAGCGATGTGGCGCTGGAAACGGCCGACATTGCGCTGATGGGCGACCAGCTCACCCTGCTGCCCTTCGCCATCGGCCTCAGCCGCAAAGCGAAAAAGATCATCCGGCAAAACCTCGTGATCAGCCTGGGCGTAGTAGCCATGCTGGTGCCGCTCACCATCTTCGGCGTAGCGTCTATCGGCCCGGCCGTGATGGCCCACGAAGGCTCCACCCTCGTAGTGGTGTTCAATGCCCTGCGGCTGCTGGCATATAAAAAATGA
- a CDS encoding alpha/beta hydrolase family protein, with protein MSTKSLKIKVSPVIGSVSARYIAPANAKCIFTLAHGAGAGMDHSFMETLSNALSAVGIATLRFNFPFAENKKGRPDSPVVAHATIEAAIKKAQELNPGLPLFASGKSFGGRMSSQYLSERPESPAKGIIFYGFPLHAAGKPSIDRAGHLKALKIPMLFLQGSKDTLATWDLIENVCKSLRKATLVKFEGADHSFKAGKTDVMSLLVDATNKWVDKMLRK; from the coding sequence ATGAGCACAAAATCTCTCAAAATAAAAGTCTCTCCGGTAATCGGCTCCGTTTCAGCCCGGTACATCGCCCCGGCGAATGCTAAATGCATCTTTACGCTGGCCCATGGGGCAGGCGCCGGGATGGACCATTCCTTTATGGAAACCCTTTCCAATGCCCTTTCAGCCGTCGGCATCGCCACCCTGCGGTTCAACTTCCCCTTCGCCGAAAATAAAAAAGGCAGGCCCGATTCACCGGTTGTAGCACATGCGACCATTGAGGCCGCCATCAAAAAGGCGCAAGAGCTCAATCCCGGCCTGCCGTTGTTTGCGTCCGGCAAATCTTTCGGGGGAAGAATGAGCTCCCAATACCTGTCAGAACGCCCGGAAAGTCCGGCAAAAGGCATCATCTTTTACGGATTTCCGTTGCATGCCGCAGGCAAACCGTCCATCGATCGGGCAGGCCATCTGAAAGCGCTGAAAATACCGATGCTTTTTCTTCAGGGCTCCAAAGACACCCTGGCTACATGGGACCTGATAGAAAACGTGTGCAAATCGCTGCGCAAAGCCACACTGGTCAAATTTGAAGGAGCGGACCATTCTTTTAAGGCGGGCAAAACGGATGTGATGTCGTTACTGGTGGATGCAACCAATAAGTGGGTGGATAAGATGCTCAGGAAATAA
- a CDS encoding LytR/AlgR family response regulator transcription factor, with protein MIRALIVEDEQHNSNNLRHLLEKYCGNVHVAGTAADAFEARERIAGLRPQLVFLDVQLPGKDAFALLQELGQYDFEVIFVTAYSEYGVRAIRFSAIDYLMKPVDIDELKHAVDKAAKKIAQKTENLNLRNLLHYLQNTHNKQEHRIAISSLKEMRLVAVNEIIRCQSENSYTFFYLSNGEKVLSTTSIATYEELLSNYGFIRCHQSHLVNRKFVRSFLRSEGYTLLMTDNANVPVSRQKKDMVKEELLKN; from the coding sequence ATGATTAGAGCGCTCATTGTCGAAGACGAACAACATAACAGCAACAACCTGCGGCATCTCCTGGAAAAATACTGCGGCAACGTGCATGTTGCCGGTACTGCCGCAGATGCTTTTGAGGCCCGGGAACGGATTGCCGGGCTGCGCCCCCAGCTGGTATTCCTCGACGTGCAGCTACCCGGTAAAGATGCCTTCGCATTGCTGCAGGAGCTCGGCCAGTACGACTTCGAGGTGATATTCGTTACCGCCTACAGTGAATACGGCGTCCGGGCCATCCGGTTCTCCGCGATCGACTACCTGATGAAGCCGGTAGATATTGACGAGTTGAAACATGCCGTAGACAAGGCCGCAAAAAAAATCGCCCAGAAAACGGAAAACCTCAATCTCCGGAACCTGTTACATTACCTGCAGAATACCCATAACAAACAGGAGCACCGCATTGCCATTTCTTCGCTGAAGGAGATGCGCCTGGTGGCCGTAAACGAGATCATCCGCTGCCAAAGCGAAAACTCCTATACCTTCTTTTACCTGTCAAACGGGGAGAAAGTGCTTTCTACCACATCCATCGCCACCTATGAAGAGCTGTTAAGTAATTACGGGTTTATCCGGTGCCACCAGTCGCACCTGGTGAACCGTAAATTCGTCCGCAGTTTTTTGCGCAGCGAGGGATACACGCTGCTGATGACGGATAATGCCAACGTGCCGGTATCCCGCCAGAAGAAGGATATGGTCAAAGAAGAATTGCTGAAGAACTGA
- a CDS encoding ketopantoate reductase family protein yields MNDLQNIYIIGAGAIGKTLAVALRLENRKVYLLRGSVDDGLTETRTLQVIPETGDTIEAAVEVSSFSQFSELNGVIVLTNKSYGNRRLAETLRQKAGNSPLVLLQNGLEVEQPFIELDYPAVYRCVLFVTAQTVSENAVRFKPVSVSPIGIVRGTVAGLHEVVSLLDSARFQFKADNDIETIVWKKAIINCAFNSVCPLLDIDNGIFHRNEAALGIANRIITECMAIAREKGIHLDAGEVEQNLLRISRSSDGQLISTLQDIKNGRETEIDTLNLAIARMAKGLGMEEAVRETALLGELTKIKSGL; encoded by the coding sequence ATGAACGATCTGCAAAATATCTACATCATTGGCGCCGGTGCGATCGGCAAAACGCTCGCGGTAGCGCTGCGGCTGGAAAACAGGAAGGTGTACCTGCTGCGGGGCAGTGTGGACGACGGGTTGACGGAAACGCGTACCCTGCAGGTGATACCGGAAACCGGTGACACAATTGAAGCAGCGGTTGAAGTGAGCTCGTTCAGCCAGTTTTCCGAATTGAATGGTGTAATTGTGCTGACCAATAAATCTTACGGTAACCGGCGGCTGGCGGAAACGCTGCGGCAGAAAGCCGGCAATTCCCCGCTTGTTTTATTGCAAAACGGTTTGGAGGTAGAACAGCCCTTCATTGAGCTCGACTACCCGGCGGTTTACCGGTGTGTGCTGTTTGTGACGGCGCAGACGGTGAGTGAGAATGCGGTGCGGTTCAAGCCGGTGTCCGTATCTCCCATTGGAATCGTACGGGGAACAGTGGCGGGCCTCCATGAAGTGGTGTCGCTCCTCGATAGCGCCCGTTTCCAGTTCAAAGCGGACAATGACATTGAAACGATCGTCTGGAAAAAAGCGATCATCAATTGTGCATTCAATTCCGTATGCCCCTTGCTGGATATCGATAACGGCATATTCCACCGCAACGAAGCAGCGCTGGGCATAGCAAACCGCATCATCACAGAGTGTATGGCCATTGCCCGTGAAAAAGGAATTCACCTCGATGCCGGCGAAGTGGAGCAAAACCTGTTGCGCATCAGCCGCTCATCTGACGGGCAGCTGATTTCCACCTTGCAGGACATTAAGAACGGCCGCGAAACGGAGATCGATACGCTGAACCTGGCGATCGCCCGGATGGCGAAGGGGTTGGGGATGGAGGAGGCGGTGAGGGAAACGGCATTGCTGGGGGAACTGACGAAAATAAAATCAGGGTTGTGA
- a CDS encoding FAD-binding oxidoreductase: protein MPLKKGKLAGWGNYPVAESYILTPRSENDSRDALKDGPVIARGLGRSYGDQAVNENRNVVLCTHLNYFIAWDDTTGVLECQAGASLDEIISVFAPKGWFPMICPGTKFVTLGGAIANDIHGKAHHTDGSFVNCVLSFTILLADGSIVTASRTENADLFWANFGGLGLLGIILTVKMQLRKIETTYFRQKSVRIKNLDHMLAALEEYDHTYNYSVAWIDALAKGSKLGSGVLTLGNGAALHELPEKLRQEPLKLHRSGKLSVPFFLPGFALNGLTVRILNKVIAFVQNSPKAFVHYDKFFFPLDAINNWNKGYGKRGFVQYQFVIPEENGKRHLTEILNMIADSGCMPFLNVFKKMGDGQGILSFPFRGYTLAIDFPVTPQLLAFTPKLDAKVLEYGGRLYLGKDALLDEKTFKAMYPRYTEWLAVKRKYDPQNKFSSDISRRLGLES from the coding sequence ATGCCACTGAAGAAAGGAAAATTGGCGGGCTGGGGCAATTACCCCGTTGCCGAGTCTTATATCTTAACCCCCCGCAGCGAAAACGATTCCAGGGATGCTTTAAAAGACGGCCCCGTGATTGCCCGCGGACTGGGCAGGAGCTACGGCGACCAGGCGGTGAATGAAAACCGCAACGTGGTGCTTTGCACCCATCTCAACTATTTCATCGCCTGGGACGACACCACCGGCGTGCTGGAATGCCAGGCCGGCGCCAGCCTCGATGAGATCATCTCGGTATTCGCCCCGAAAGGCTGGTTCCCGATGATCTGCCCCGGTACGAAGTTCGTCACCCTCGGCGGCGCCATTGCCAACGACATCCACGGCAAAGCCCACCACACCGACGGTTCCTTCGTGAATTGCGTGCTTTCCTTTACCATCCTGCTGGCCGACGGCAGCATCGTTACCGCGTCGCGCACGGAAAATGCGGACCTTTTCTGGGCCAACTTCGGCGGGCTGGGCCTGCTCGGCATCATCCTCACCGTAAAAATGCAGCTGCGCAAAATAGAAACCACGTATTTCCGGCAGAAATCCGTGCGCATCAAAAACCTCGATCATATGCTGGCAGCGCTGGAGGAATATGATCACACGTACAACTATTCCGTTGCCTGGATCGACGCGCTGGCGAAAGGCAGCAAGCTGGGCAGCGGCGTACTCACCCTCGGCAACGGCGCTGCATTGCATGAATTACCGGAGAAGCTGAGACAGGAGCCGCTGAAACTGCACCGCTCCGGGAAACTGAGCGTTCCTTTCTTCCTTCCCGGTTTTGCCCTTAACGGCCTCACGGTGCGTATCCTCAACAAAGTGATCGCCTTCGTGCAGAACTCCCCGAAAGCGTTTGTGCATTACGATAAATTTTTCTTCCCCCTCGATGCCATCAACAACTGGAACAAAGGCTACGGTAAACGCGGATTTGTACAGTACCAGTTTGTGATACCGGAAGAGAACGGCAAACGGCATCTCACCGAAATCCTCAACATGATCGCCGATAGCGGTTGCATGCCGTTTTTGAACGTATTCAAGAAAATGGGCGACGGCCAGGGTATCCTGTCGTTCCCGTTCCGTGGCTACACGCTGGCGATCGATTTCCCCGTAACTCCTCAACTGCTGGCCTTTACCCCGAAACTGGATGCGAAAGTGCTGGAATACGGCGGCCGCCTGTACCTCGGCAAAGATGCGCTGCTCGATGAAAAAACGTTCAAGGCCATGTATCCCCGGTACACCGAATGGCTGGCCGTGAAACGGAAATACGATCCGCAGAACAAATTCAGTTCCGATATTTCAAGACGATTAGGGCTGGAATCATAG
- a CDS encoding alpha/beta fold hydrolase — MKKLFALLLSLCTFAAVNAQTQQPLATLKSSGYAPVNGLKLYYEIHGEGEPIVLLHGSFMTINLNWSQLIPELAKTRKVIALEMQGHGHTGDIDRKPTYPALADDVAGLLKHLKIDSADVLGYSLGGTVAFQLAIAHPKMVKKLVALSTVYKMNGWRPEAVEAFKTFTPDMFDGSPLKAVYESVAPKPGDWKKFVTKYMQLDQVDFNLGENNIKGIKAPVLLIMGDNDGVDMTHKTDMYRLLGGDIFADMAGGVPKSRLAIFPATGHVTLMMETEKIMNVTTPFLNNTPPAEIKF, encoded by the coding sequence ATGAAAAAGCTTTTTGCACTGCTGTTATCTCTTTGCACGTTCGCCGCCGTGAACGCCCAGACGCAACAACCCCTCGCCACTTTAAAATCGTCCGGTTATGCACCGGTGAACGGCCTCAAGCTGTATTATGAAATCCACGGCGAAGGCGAGCCCATCGTATTGCTGCACGGCAGCTTCATGACCATTAACCTGAACTGGAGCCAGCTGATCCCGGAACTGGCGAAAACCCGTAAAGTGATCGCGCTGGAAATGCAGGGGCACGGGCACACGGGCGACATCGACCGCAAGCCCACCTACCCCGCGCTGGCGGATGATGTGGCCGGCCTTCTCAAACACCTGAAAATTGACAGCGCCGATGTGCTCGGTTACAGCCTCGGCGGTACCGTTGCATTCCAGCTGGCCATCGCACATCCGAAAATGGTGAAAAAACTCGTGGCGCTTTCCACCGTATACAAAATGAACGGCTGGCGGCCGGAAGCGGTGGAGGCTTTCAAGACCTTCACACCCGATATGTTCGACGGCTCGCCGCTGAAAGCCGTATATGAGAGTGTTGCGCCCAAACCGGGCGACTGGAAAAAGTTCGTCACGAAGTACATGCAGCTGGACCAGGTAGATTTTAACCTCGGCGAAAACAATATCAAAGGCATCAAAGCCCCGGTATTACTGATCATGGGCGATAACGACGGGGTGGACATGACGCACAAAACCGACATGTACCGGCTGCTGGGTGGGGACATCTTCGCAGACATGGCCGGCGGTGTGCCGAAATCGCGCCTCGCCATTTTTCCCGCCACAGGCCACGTAACGCTCATGATGGAAACGGAAAAGATCATGAACGTCACCACGCCGTTCCTGAATAATACGCCACCTGCGGAAATCAAATTCTAA